A genomic window from Diospyros lotus cultivar Yz01 chromosome 2, ASM1463336v1, whole genome shotgun sequence includes:
- the LOC127793931 gene encoding uncharacterized protein LOC127793931 produces the protein MAKGRKLLTSRSERLLTSYSYGQGQSTAIDSLELGEDDVWSIVDDVASTGDDHPGEWIPRATADSNGTASIKTRRPLPPRDGRHLGGLSLAFEDSDKRAPSRIVHQFRSHDRAASPRGHHLATSAPVNVPDWSKVYRVDSVESLPDSDHGAGDEDSEIVPPHVYLAREYREMAAKSVFEGVGRTLKGRDMSRVRDAVWSQTGFDG, from the coding sequence ATGGCGAAGGGTCGGAAACTGCTCACCAGCCGCAGCGAGCGCCTGTTGACCAGCTACAGTTACGGTCAAGGCCAAAGCACGGCCATAGATTCGCTGGAGCTCGGCGAGGACGACGTCTGGTCGATTGTCGATGACGTGGCCTCCACCGGCGACGATCACCCTGGCGAGTGGATTCCGCGCGCCACCGCCGATAGCAATGGAACCGCCTCCATCAAGACCCGCCGCCCCCTCCCGCCGCGAGACGGGCGCCACTTGGGCGGGCTGTCCCTGGCGTTCGAGGACTCCGATAAAAGGGCGCCGTCGAGGATTGTGCACCAGTTTCGTAGCCACGACAGAGCGGCGAGCCCACGTGGACACCACCTGGCCACTTCGGCGCCGGTGAACGTCCCGGACTGGTCGAAGGTTTACCGGGTCGACTCGGTCGAGTCCTTGCCGGACTCTGACCACGGCGCCGGCGACGAAGACTCCGAGATCGTGCCGCCGCACGTGTATTTGGCACGAGAATACAGGGAGATGGCGGCGAAATCGGTTTTCGAGGGCGTTGGCCGGACGCTGAAAGGCCGAGACATGAGCCGGGTTCGCGACGCGGTTTGGAGTCAGACCGGGTTCGACGGCTGA